A part of uncultured Fibrobacter sp. genomic DNA contains:
- a CDS encoding FISUMP domain-containing protein, translating to MNQFFKTVTLPVVVCAAMFFAACEQGYSCNYDESANTLSCPEKTYKTVTLAGKVWMAENMEVYVPDSSICYGNDHANCKTMGRLYTWNAADNGLCPNGWTLPTQEDFKAAFGSATAAEIKKNDAFKMQFAGFRYFDGKFVDKDASASFWTRDSYDDARAYLVRVTDSSIAYEHFNKSIAASVRCVKE from the coding sequence ATGAATCAGTTTTTCAAGACTGTCACTTTGCCTGTTGTCGTGTGTGCCGCTATGTTTTTTGCTGCCTGCGAACAGGGCTATTCTTGCAATTACGATGAATCGGCGAATACGCTTTCTTGCCCTGAAAAAACTTACAAGACAGTGACTCTTGCGGGTAAGGTCTGGATGGCTGAAAATATGGAAGTTTACGTTCCCGATTCCAGCATCTGCTACGGCAACGATCATGCTAACTGCAAAACGATGGGCCGTCTCTACACTTGGAATGCCGCGGACAATGGCCTTTGCCCCAATGGTTGGACGCTTCCCACTCAGGAGGATTTCAAGGCCGCCTTCGGTAGCGCCACTGCGGCCGAAATCAAGAAGAACGATGCGTTCAAAATGCAGTTTGCCGGATTCCGCTATTTCGACGGAAAGTTCGTAGACAAGGATGCTAGCGCAAGTTTCTGGACAAGGGACAGCTACGACGATGCGCGCGCCTATCTCGTCCGCGTGACCGATTCATCCATTGCTTATGAGCACTTTAACAAGAGCATCGCCGCCTCCGTCCGCTGCGTAAAAGAGTAA
- a CDS encoding putative transporter, whose product MTWLIDLFTKPSVGQQVVAIAFTAAIGLMLGKIKVKGISLGGAGALFVGILFGHLGLRVEGNVLHFIQEFGLILFVYTIGMQVGPGFMDSIRRHGLVLNVLSTGVVLLGVMVTLCLYFFTDMHNNVPVLVGMLCGAVTNTPSLGAANSAFAAAGVDASLTGIGYAVAYPFGVIGIILVMILARLVFRQNPNQAAKDYAADIAANTSEIESCSLMVENRNLYGIQLKEIPDLISSGVVITRLMRGSDIFTPNGKTVIEEGDKVHIVGMPDAVAVMEKIIGKRLEKPITQFASDTAKPIQVKTILVTNKKVLGRTIGSLALAERYGVNVSRVVRSGFKFTGRLDLRIKFADKLMVVGPAEGIEAAAKELGNSLTALDHPEILPAFLGIFLGVVVGSIPIAIPGMPTPLKLGLAGGPLIVAILLSRKRKIGPLNFFMASSANLMLREFGLTLFLSCVGLNAGIKFFDVLLNGDGFHYMALAALITFLPLAIMAAIGHLVFKVNYLSLCGVLAGATTDPPALAFANGQADSEAVNIGYASVYPLTMLLRILSGQVLAILLLQMA is encoded by the coding sequence ATGACTTGGCTCATCGACTTATTTACCAAGCCCTCGGTCGGGCAACAAGTTGTCGCGATAGCATTCACTGCGGCCATTGGCCTGATGTTGGGCAAAATCAAGGTCAAGGGAATCAGCCTTGGCGGGGCGGGTGCGCTTTTCGTGGGCATCCTGTTTGGGCATCTGGGGCTTCGGGTTGAGGGGAATGTGCTCCACTTTATTCAGGAGTTCGGCCTCATCCTCTTTGTCTACACGATCGGTATGCAGGTAGGGCCTGGGTTCATGGATTCCATCCGGCGTCACGGCCTGGTGCTCAACGTGCTTTCGACGGGTGTTGTCTTGCTGGGTGTCATGGTGACGCTTTGCCTTTATTTCTTTACGGATATGCATAACAACGTACCCGTGCTCGTCGGTATGCTTTGCGGCGCTGTTACAAACACACCTTCTCTGGGTGCCGCGAATTCTGCCTTTGCCGCGGCCGGGGTGGATGCGTCGTTGACGGGTATCGGGTACGCTGTTGCATATCCTTTCGGTGTCATAGGGATTATCCTCGTAATGATTTTGGCTCGCCTTGTTTTCCGGCAAAACCCGAACCAGGCGGCGAAGGACTATGCGGCCGACATCGCGGCCAATACGAGCGAGATCGAGTCGTGTAGCCTGATGGTCGAGAACCGGAACCTGTATGGAATCCAGCTCAAGGAAATCCCGGATTTGATTTCGAGCGGGGTGGTCATCACGCGCCTCATGCGCGGCAGCGATATTTTCACCCCGAACGGAAAGACGGTGATAGAAGAGGGCGACAAGGTGCATATCGTGGGCATGCCCGATGCGGTTGCCGTCATGGAAAAAATCATTGGCAAACGTCTTGAAAAGCCTATAACCCAGTTCGCATCTGACACGGCGAAACCTATCCAGGTCAAAACCATCCTCGTAACGAACAAGAAGGTTTTGGGCCGGACAATCGGTTCGCTCGCCCTTGCGGAACGCTATGGCGTGAACGTGAGTCGCGTGGTCCGCAGCGGGTTCAAGTTTACGGGGCGTCTGGATTTGCGCATCAAGTTTGCAGATAAGTTAATGGTCGTTGGACCTGCCGAGGGAATCGAGGCTGCTGCGAAGGAACTGGGCAACTCGCTTACGGCACTAGACCATCCCGAAATATTGCCTGCGTTCTTGGGTATTTTCCTAGGTGTTGTTGTCGGGAGCATCCCGATCGCGATTCCGGGCATGCCGACTCCGCTCAAGCTCGGGCTTGCCGGTGGTCCGCTGATTGTCGCTATCCTGCTTAGCCGTAAACGCAAAATAGGCCCGCTCAACTTCTTCATGGCAAGTAGCGCGAATCTCATGCTCCGTGAATTCGGACTCACGCTCTTCCTCAGCTGTGTGGGTTTGAATGCGGGAATCAAGTTCTTCGATGTGCTTTTGAATGGGGACGGTTTCCACTATATGGCGCTTGCCGCGCTGATTACCTTCTTGCCGCTTGCCATTATGGCCGCTATCGGTCACCTGGTTTTCAAGGTGAACTACCTTTCGCTGTGCGGCGTACTTGCCGGTGCCACAACCGATCCGCCCGCGCTTGCCTTCGCGAATGGCCAAGCCGACAGTGAGGCGGTGAATATCGGATACGCCTCGGTCTACCCGCTGACCATGTTGCTGCGTATCCTGAGTGGCCAGGTCCTTGCCATTCTGCTTCTGCAAATGGCCTAA